The Misgurnus anguillicaudatus chromosome 15, ASM2758022v2, whole genome shotgun sequence genome has a window encoding:
- the slc23a4 gene encoding xan_ur_permease domain-containing protein, with product MAPEKDSKGSDNFAFVDGVKPFCDLAENDNGNDNFSEDGDANKLAYCVTDVPPWYLCIIFGIQHCLTAFGGIIAIPLILSQGLCLQHDGLTQSHLISTIFFVSGLCTLLQVTFGVRLPILQGGTFALLSPCMALLSMPEWSCPAWTQNSSLVNISSPEFIHEWQSRIQVLQGSIMVGSLFQVLAGFSGLIGFLMRFIGPLTIAPTISLIGLSLFDSAGMNAGHHWGISAMTTGLIVLFSQYLRHITVPFPAYSKAKNFHTTRMYIFQMLPVLLGITLSWFICYIFTIYNVLPSDPVQYGYLARTDVKGDVIGRSPWFRFPYPGQWGVPTVSLAGVFGILAGVISSMIESVGDYHACARLSGAPPPPRHAINRGIGIEGIGCLLAGAWGTGNGTTSYSENIGALGITKVGSRMVIVASGFLMIIMGMFGKIGAIFTTIPTPVIGGMFLVMFGVITAAGCSNLQYADMNSSRNIFIFGFSMFTGLVIPNWILKNPTAIATGVVELDQVLQVLLTTSMFVGGFFGFLFDNTIPGTKRERGIVAWNRVHQSESDNTVECNDVYGLPFGISAALSSLSWTKYVPFCPAHKTSTEDDTPSSLDSLDNKTGPNKDDSHIIVAVAL from the exons ATGGCTCCAGAGAAAGACAGCAAAGGTTCGGACAACTTTGCGTTT GTTGACGGTGTCAAACCTTTCTGTGATTTGGCAGAAAATGATAATGGAAATGATAATTTTTCAGAGGATGGAGATGCTAACAAACTAGCATATTGTGTCACAGATGTTCCACCATGGTACCTCTGCATCATTTTTGGAATTCAG CACTGTCTTACAGCTTTTGGTGGTATTATCGCCATTCCTTTGATCCTGTCTCAGGGGTTGTGTCTACAGCATGATGGGCTCACGCAAAGTCACCTCATCAGCACCATCTTTTTCGTGTCGGGGTTGTGCACCTTACTGCAGGTCACTTTTGGAGTGAG GTTACCCATTCTCCAGGGTGGGACATTTGCTCTTCTTTCACCCTGCATGGCTTTGCTTTCAATGCCTGAATGGAGCTGTCCAGCTTGGACACAGAATTCCAGCCTGGTCAACATCTCCTCTCCCGAGTTTATCCACGAATGGCAGAGTCGCATACAGGTG ctTCAAGGATCAATCATGGTTGGATCTCTGTTTCAAGTGCTTGCAGGATTCTCTGGTCTTATTGGGTTCCTTATGCGTTTCATCGGCCCTTTGACCATCGCACCAACCATTTCTCTAATTGGCCTGTCGTTGTTTGACTCCGCAGGCATGAATGCAGGACACCATTGGGGAATCTCTGCTAT GACAACAGGTTTAATTGTGCTATTCTCACAATACCTCCGCCATATAACCGTACCTTTCCCAGCATATAGCAAGGCCAAGAATTTTCACACCACAAGGATGTACATATTTCAGATGTTACCT GTCCTTTTAGGAATCACTCTGTCTTGGTTTATCTGTTATATCTTTACAATCTACAATGTCCTGCCCTCTGACCCTGTACAGTATGGCTATCTAGCCCGCACTGATGTTAAAGGGGATGTTATTGGCAGGTCGCCTTGGTTCAGATTTCCTTATCCAG GTCAATGGGGTGTGCCCACCGTAAGCCTTGCTGGCGTTTTTGGTATCCTGGCAGGAGTTATATCCTCAATGATTGAGTCAGTGGGCGATTATCATGCCTGTGCCAGGTTATCTGGTGCCCCTCCACCACCCAGACATGCCATCAACAGGGGCATTGGCATTGAAGGCATTGGATGTCTCCTGGCAGGTGCCTGGGGTACTGGAAACGGCACCACCTCCTACAGTGAGAATATAGGAGCCTTGGGTATCACCAAG gTTGGCAGTCGCATGGTAATTGTGGCCAGTGGGTTTCTAATGATTATAATGGGAATGTTTGGGAAAATTGGAGCCATATTCACCACAATCCCAACACCTGTCATTGGAGGGATGTTTTTGGTCATGTTTGGGGTCATTACTGCTGCAGGATGTTCAAACCTACAG tATGCAGACATGAACTCATCACGCAACATCTTTATCTTTGGATTCTCCATGTTTACTGGTCTTGTAATTCCCAACTGGATACTGAAAAATCCCACAGCCATAGCAACAG GTGTTGTTGAACTGGACCAGGTGCTTCAAGTACTTCTCACCACAAGTATGTTTGTCGGAGGCTTCTTTGGCTTTCTTTTTGACAACACAATTCCTG GAACAAAGCGCGAAAGAGGCATTGTCGCCTGGAACAGAGTCCACCAAAGCGAGTCGGACAACACAGTGGAATGTAATGATGTTTACGGGCTACCCTTCGGTATTAGTGCCGCCCTGTCATCTTTGTCCTGGACCAAATATGTGCCTTTCTGCCCAGCACACAAAACAAGTACAGAGGATGACACACCATCCAGCCTGGATTCTTTGGACAATAAAACAGGGCCTAACAAAGATGATTCACACATCATAGTAGCGGTGGCATTATAA